The following are from one region of the Dermacentor albipictus isolate Rhodes 1998 colony chromosome 5, USDA_Dalb.pri_finalv2, whole genome shotgun sequence genome:
- the LOC139060226 gene encoding piggyBac transposable element-derived protein 4-like — MNVGTSYGGTGRGVRPIPGDGDRSSDSELSDDNGQELLPCRAPSALAEESSKSKDDSRDKAPPSTSTSRGKKGPVKCTPKWTNTCLERDPKEIEFTGSAVTPSTIKDLNTALQFFKFLCPVEVFKMIREESLRYSIQCRPEKPLTLSVEELERFVGMALYMSIIQLPSTRDYSSSSIGHHKVADVMCLNRWEELKRFLHFNNNETFVAPAEIGHNKLHKVRTLLNKLLEQLKIIPREEKLCIDEQIVPFKGRSSLKQYNPTKPHRWGHKVFALSGVSGFCYDFEVFSGAAENKQLPGKKVPRLPCLSSSLLWQKDSAGQGSYMKEARRETQY, encoded by the exons ATGAATGTCGGCACTTCTTACGGTGGAACAGGAAGGGGAGTTCGGCCCATTCCTGGTGATGGTGACAGAAGCAGCGATAGCGAGCTCTCGGACGACAATGGGCAGGAACTGCTACCGTGCCGGGCTCCATCTGCGCTAGCAGAGGAGTCGTCTAAAAGCAAGGATGATAGTCGAGATAAAGCTCCTCCATCAACATCGACTTCTAGAGGCAAGAAAGGACCTGTAAAATGTACACCAAAGTGGACAAACACATGCCTTGAAAGAGACCCAAAAGAAATTGAGTTCACTGGGAGCGCCGTGACGCCATCGACTATCAAGGACCTTAACACTGCCTTACAGTTTTTTAAATTCCTCTGTCCCGTTGAGGTGTTCAAGATGATTCGCGAGGAATCGTTGCGCTACTCAATTCAGTGTCGTCCTGAAAAACCTCTCACGCTGAGCGTGGAGGAACTCGAAAGGTTCGTCGGAATGGCTCTTTACATGTCGATCATTCAGCTGCCAAGCACCCGAGACTACTCGAGCTCCAGCATCGGGCATCACAAGGTTGCAGACGTGATGTGCCTCAACCGCTGGGAAGAGCTAAAACGGTTTCTTCACTTCAATAATAATGAGACTTTTGTTGCCCCTGCAGAAATTGGCCACAACAAGCTGCACAAGGTCAGAACCCTCTTGAACAAATTGCTTGAGCAGCTGAAGATAATTCCGCGAGAAGAGAAACTGTGCATCGACGAGCAAATTGTTCCTTTCAAGGGACGAAGCTCACTGAAGCAATACAATCCGACGAAACCACACCGCTGGGGACACAAAGTTTTTGCCCTGAGTGGGGTGTCGGGTTTCTGCTACGATTTTGAGGTCTTCAGCGGTGCCGCGGAAAACAAGCAGCTACCAG GTAAAAAAGTGCCAAGACTCCCCTGCTTGAGTTCAAGTCTTCTGTGGCAGAAGGACTCTGCAGGGCAGGGAAGTTACATGAAGGAAGCGCGCAGGGAGACCCAGTACTGA